The following DNA comes from Janthinobacterium sp. TB1-E2.
CGATTGTCAATGTGATTGCCGGCTACCTGGCGGGCAGTTTCCTGCGCCGGACGGCGCCGGCGCAGCTGCGTGCGGCGCTGTATCGGCTGGTGGTGGCCGGCGTCATCTGCGTGGCCGTGGCCCTGTGCTGGAATGAGGTGTTCCCGATCAACAAGAAGCTGTGGACCAGCTCTTACGTGATGCTCGGTATCGGCCTGGACTTGCTGCTGCTGGCGCTGCTGATGTTCGTCATCGACGTGCGCAAGATCACGGGCTGGACCTACTTTTTTGAAGTCTTCGGCAAGAACACGCTGTTCATCTACCTGGTGTCGGAAGTGCTGGTGATCATCGCGTTTACCGTGCGCACCGGTGGCGGCAACCTGTACCAGTGGCTGTATCAGCACTGGTTTACGGGCTGGGCGCCGGCGCGCGTGGGGTCCTTGCTGTTTGCCGTCAGCTTCATGCTGCTGTGCTGGCTGATCGCCTATTTCATGGACAAGCGCAAGATCTACATCAAGGTCTAGAATTTCAATTTCAGGCCGTAGCGCGTTGCCATGGCCGTCAACAGCAGCATCAGGGCGGTGACGGCGGCCGCATTCCACAGGCCGGCCGCGCCGCCCGTTGCCAGATACGGCCACCAGACGGGCGGCAAGTGCAGCACGACCGCCAGTTGCTGCCACAGGTCGGGCACGATGTAGGCGAACAGGGCATTGGTGCCGGCGGGCAAGAGCACCACGGCCCAGGCGCGCCAGCGCCAAACGTCGATGACGACATAAAACACGAGGAACAGGGCCAGGATGAGGGCGCTGCACACGAGCGTGTAGGATTCCGTCGCCGCGATCTTGTTGATGTGGTGATACGGCCGCAGCAGCATGCCGGCGGCGAACAGGCCCAGCGCGAACCACGCCATGAAACGGATGCGCTGCCCATGGCTCAAGGCGGCGCCGCGAAGGAACAGCTGGCCCACCAGGGTGCCGGCCAGTACGTTGGCCGCCGTCGAACCGAGCACTTGCGGCACGTTGACGAAGGAGTTGATGCCTGCCGGCAGGAAATCGAGGCTGCCCGCCATGCCGCCCATGTACAGCACGAGCAGCAGGGAAAATACGCCCATCAGTGCCGTGCCGCTACCCCGGCACGCCAGGTACAGCAGGCTGCACAGCAAATAGGACCAGCCTATCATGCCGAGGATGCCCCACCACGACGGTTGCAGCCAGGTGCTGGAAAATTCCGCGTTCAGTTCGCCGCGAAACGTCGCCAGCAGGAACAGCATCAGCACGCCGCCGGCGGCCAGCTCCAGCTTGCCCGCGCCCTGGCGCCACAGCAGTATCATCGCCACATAAAACAGCAGGAAGTACATGGCGTGCGGCAGCGGCGCCGCCTGCGCATCATAGCGGTAGGCGTTCGCCAGCACGACGCCGGCCAGCATCAGGCTGGCGGAGCGCCATAGCAGGCGTCCCAGCAAGGCTGGCGTGACGTGGCCGCAATGGCGCTGCAAGGCCAGCGGTATGGCCATGCCGACCATGAACAGAAAGCCGGGAAAGACCAGGTCGGGCATGGTGATGCCGTCGGCGCGGGGACCCGCATGTTCGAGCCACCAGGCAATGCCGGGCATGCCGGCCAGGTAGTTGACCCAGATCATGATGACGATCACGCAGCCGCGGAAGGCATCCAGGCTGGTCAATCGTTCGGCGGCGGTGGCAGCGGCTGGCGGCATGGAAGAATGAAAAAGGTCGAAAAAAAAGCAGCCCCGGCGTGAACCGGGAACTGCCTTGCGCTTGCTGGCGGGAGCGGGAATTACTGTGCCGCTGCTGCCGGTGCCGCCGCTGCCGTGGCAGGACGGTTCAGCCACAGGATCCAGTAGCGGGCCAGATCTCCCACGCCGTCACCGCCCTTGACCGTTTCCAGTACCTTGATGGCGTCATCTTTCTTGCCAGCCATGGCGTAGGAATAACCGAGGCGCAGCTTGGCGTCTTCTGGACGCTTCAGGCCGCCCTTGGC
Coding sequences within:
- a CDS encoding DUF5009 domain-containing protein, with amino-acid sequence MPPAAATAAERLTSLDAFRGCVIVIMIWVNYLAGMPGIAWWLEHAGPRADGITMPDLVFPGFLFMVGMAIPLALQRHCGHVTPALLGRLLWRSASLMLAGVVLANAYRYDAQAAPLPHAMYFLLFYVAMILLWRQGAGKLELAAGGVLMLFLLATFRGELNAEFSSTWLQPSWWGILGMIGWSYLLCSLLYLACRGSGTALMGVFSLLLVLYMGGMAGSLDFLPAGINSFVNVPQVLGSTAANVLAGTLVGQLFLRGAALSHGQRIRFMAWFALGLFAAGMLLRPYHHINKIAATESYTLVCSALILALFLVFYVVIDVWRWRAWAVVLLPAGTNALFAYIVPDLWQQLAVVLHLPPVWWPYLATGGAAGLWNAAAVTALMLLLTAMATRYGLKLKF